The proteins below come from a single Rosa rugosa chromosome 2, drRosRugo1.1, whole genome shotgun sequence genomic window:
- the LOC133731149 gene encoding uncharacterized protein LOC133731149 has translation MASSGSASSNPKEEGDLAGTEPIAAVPGWERPAVIIDRDFTYVQLEVEEIDHSKALYICISERKTKEGKWAEHHTIKAIKLSDLFSETSSHYSPLPLRQVACQEMTDYPSRASCGVYGSQIFFSSGRYIYVYDTDTNHDGPDSAGFTKIIPGLPERKIRPLLVELARKLYALDFSPGDAKSFEVYDPKEGIWSPLPLPPTWVLGEGVHLQLPCFAVTGTKIYYTIRETPAEDSDSDSDPNTMVFCFDVSDPNREWRQIPAFFWSTLSPDAAESPCPCIPFDGTALIMELNVGNDDLKLMLTYSYGSEVLIEAYLLSSSEEKARLISSITEDMTKLPLLNLEFKRPRSYKLVDLGSQRACLILSSFERTISVLNDPKMNNLVTLVIPFKILCNTYCSQFKFIFFPTCYLKNNAKTDPLAYCDVYGCFVLPAKWQEVDDEQHSE, from the exons atGGCTTCCTCCGGTTCTGCATCATCTAACCCGAAG GAGGAGGGGGACTTGGCTGGTACCGAGCCAATTGCTGCAGTACCCGGTTGGGAGAGGCCGGCCGTGATTATCGATAGGGACTTTACATATGTGCAGCTCGAGGTGGAGGAGATTGATCACTCCAAGGCCCTCTATATATGTATCTCGGAACGCAAAACGAAGGAGGGGAAGTGGGCCGAGCATCACACTATCAAAGCCATCAAGCTGTCCGATTTGTTCTCAGAAACCTCCAGTCACTATTCTCCCCTTCCATTACGCCAAGTGGCTTGTCAGGAGATGACCGATTACCCCAGTCGCGCGTCGTGTGGTGTGTATGGATCCCAAATTTTCTTCAGCAGCGGCAGATATATTTATGTGTATGATACTGATACTAACCATGATGGTCCTGACTCTGCTGGTTTCACCAAGATAATTCCTGGTCTCCCAGAACGAAAAATTAGGCCGCTGCTGGTGGAGCTCGCCCGGAAACTCTACGCCCTTGATTTCTCTCCAGGTGATGCTAAAAGTTTTGAGGTGTATGACCCCAAAGAAGGCATATGGTCACCATTGCCACTACCTCCTACTTGGGTCCTTGGAGAAGGTGTACATTTGCAATTACCCTGCTTTGCAGTCACCGGGACTAAGATTTATTACACCATTAGAGAAACCCCTGCCGAGGATTCCGATTCCGATTCCGATCCGAATACCATGGTTTTCTGCTTTGATGTATCCGACCCGAATAGAGAGTGGAGACAAATCCCTGCATTTTTTTGGTCGACACTCTCTCCAGATGCTGCTGAGTCCCCATGTCCTTGTATTCCATTTGATGGCACAGCTTTGATTATGGAACTGAATGTTGGGAATGATGATTTGAAATTAATGCTCACATATTCATATGGATCAGAGGTGTTAATTGAAGCATatcttctctcttcctctgAAGAGAAAGCCAGGTTGATCAGCTCTATAACTGAGGACATGACAAAGCTGCCACTTTTAAATCTTGAATTTAAAAGACCAAGGAGTTACAAGTTGGTTGATCTTGGATCTCAAAGAGCATGCCTTATTTTGAGCAGCTTCGAGCGAACGATTTCCGTGCTAAATGATCCTAAGATGAACAATTTAGTGACTCTTGTTATACCCTTTAAAATCCTTTGCAACACCTACTGTAGTCAGttcaaattcatcttcttccCTACATGTTACCTCAAGAACAATGCGAAAACCGACCCCCTTGCATACTGTGATGTCTATGGTTGCTTTGTGCTACCTGCAAAATGGCAAGAG GTGGATGATGAGCAGCATAGTGAATGA
- the LOC133731150 gene encoding probable F-box protein At1g44080 — protein sequence MVEAVVFESHQIKRKEASVSAGWAWLPSELLELILDKLVLICDYIQFGAVCKHWQSAAKQHKQQWMKFCHKQLPMLMQITRNRNKSNAAFFSISQGGMLRQLSYVPHYNKKGVELYSSHGWLAYNDKLVLTFLNPFTGDTISLPPIIEPTDAVQDILDSPSTRIYQVALSADPCLNPNVYEVLVQYWLYPQTLLAHFNSADATWTQIGDTSLALNVLDALYYKGQFVALTVFNEEFPSIYVSGITTTYQQSALGTARKYIVESSAGDLLLVRIKGFESDEKSIQVYKLLRAARGRPKWVEIESIGTDVLFLGGGEPICVSALEFPECHPNSIYFTDGVFYLENRRMERHNCVNKHKERTLLWILPTIV from the coding sequence ATGGTAGAGGCAGTCGTATTTGAATCACACCAAATAAAAAGGAAAGAAGCCTCAGTTTCTGCAGGTTGGGCATGGCTTCCAAGTGAGCTTTTGGAATTGATACTAGACAAATTGGTACTCATCTGTGACTACATCCAGTTCGGTGCAGTTTGCAAGCATTGGCAATCCGCCGCTAAACAACATAAACAGCAATGGATGAAATTTTGTCACAAACAGCTTCCTATGCTGATGCAGATTACTAGAAACCGCAACAAAAGCAATGCTGCCTTCTTTAGTATCTCGCAGGGAGGTATGCTAAGGCAGTTGAGCTATGTACCTCATTACAACAAAAAGGGAGTTGAATTATATTCCTCCCATGGTTGGTTAGCTTATAATGACAAGTTGGTTCTGACCTTCTTGAACCCTTTTACTGGAGATACTATTAGCCTTCCACCAATTATAGAACCTACCGATGCAGTACAAGATATATTGGATTCTCCCTCTACGCGCATTTATCAGGTTGCATTGTCGGCTGACCCTTGTTTGAATCCCAATGTTTATGAGGTTCTAGTACAATATTGGCTTTATCCTCAAACCCTTCTAGCTCATTTTAATTCAGCAGATGCTACTTGGACTCAAATAGGTGATACATCGTTAGCGTTGAACGTTCTTGATGCACTTTATTATAAAGGCCAGTTTGTTGCTCTTACCGTGTTCAATGAGGAATTTCCCTCTATCTATGTCAGCGGCATTACAACTACATACCAACAGTCTGCTCTAGGTACAGCTAGGAAATATATTGTGGAATCGTCCGCGGGAGACTTATTGTTGGTTAGGATAAAAGGATTTGAGTCTGATGAGAAGAGCATACAAGTTTACAAGTTGTTGCGTGCTGCTAGGGGTAGACCCAAATGGGTAGAGATTGAGAGTATCGGAACTGATGTTCTGTTTTTGGGTGGAGGAGAACCTATTTGCGTCTCTGCTTTAGAGTTTCCAGAATGTCATCCAAATTCCATATACTTCACGGATGGTGTCTTCTACTTAGAAAACAGAAGAATGGAAAGGCATAACTGCGTGAATAAACACAAGGAACGGACACTATTATGGATTTTGCCCACTATTGTGTGA